In Larimichthys crocea isolate SSNF chromosome XXII, L_crocea_2.0, whole genome shotgun sequence, the genomic stretch aatgtttagttttatcTCATCTTTATCTATATCATATCTTTaggatatttgttttatttctttggtttcatGTACTTAAACACCTGCTGATAAAAAcaatttcagatttatttaaatttatttaattgaCGTTTGGTGTGATTAGTTGTCATTGCTCTGCTTCTCCAGATGGAGGCGCTGTAGGACAAAGTTTtcacagaagacagaagataaataaacagtgagctgatgcatcatgtaaatatataaaaattgtatgttgtcatatttgtttgttgaaCAGTGCAACATAACATTTAAATCTAGATGTGTTGAGCTTTAAAAAACTCTTTAACCTTCTCTGGATTCAAAACTTGTTGGACTGGTAATGtctttatataataattatgCTGATTATAACTGTGTTGTTGGTTTATTAATAAAGTCTGATCCACCCACACAGGTGCTTTCACTTGAAGTCTAATTATGTGTGCAGACTGAGCTCTGTTAACACCTTCAGACACTACAACTCACATCtaacatatatataatacacaatatatacatatagtcCTAGTTGACCATAATCAAACCTTTGGTTTCTGGGTGTGAGAGCAAAtactgaatgaataataaagcTGTGTGCTCTGAACTTGGAGGAAGCAGgccaggaggtggaggtggaggtttaATAATGTGACACAGTATGTTGCTGCACTTCTTCCACTTTAGTTAGATTGTTCATTTCAGCAGGTGAAGCTGGGGGTACTCTGCTGAACTTGCCTGATAGTGGGCCACACCTTCTTCTTAAAGgcatgtgtgatgtgaagaAGGTAATCAAAGCAAGACTgaatgtatataatgtataatatatccATCTAAAGAGTGCAAAGGTcgagcagcagtgtgtctgcaTATACCTGTAACCATGGAGAGATCATATGGGGGCAAAGTgctgcagaaagaaacaataGCAGCCTAGAGACGGGCTGCCAGAGCTGAGtcataaaactgtgaaatatgAGTTTATTGTTCAAAGGTGTGCTCTGTCTGCACCTGGAATACTTATAGACTCAATCAGTGattcattatattcatttaattgattgattacCCCGATGATACTATTAAAAAAGTACAACATATAAAgtcattattttacattttgttatttcttcatttatctcctgctttgatatttatttatttattttttatttatttatttattttagtttagttatcACGTTTATCTGGAGAACCATACAGAAACGACAGACAAGATTatcagacaataaataaatataaataaataaaaataaaataaataaaaccttatCTCATAACCTAAAATCAAATTATGAGGAAGTAGATAAAAAATAGATCAAATCTAATCATTTAAGTGAGctactgaaaaataaacagaagagtAAAATATAGTTTGTATGTAGTTTATGTTCTGATTCATGtacaaaacaaactaactgGAGATTAAGGACAAAgtatctttatctctctctaaagagtctagacctgctctgcatgaaaagtgtcatgagataacttttgttatgatatggcactatataaataacacaacaaataaaaaataaaataaattgaacgaattaatatttgttttaattatttaagtaaTTATCTATTGATACATTTGATCCTGAATTATATTTTCTGACTTGTccaataactttttttctgctttgtgtcaGTTTCAGGGCTCCATAATTCATCAGACACTCATCCTCAcagtataattataatataaattataatgtaACGCGGTGCACAAACAGGATACAAACGGAAGACAGCACAGACTACAAACAGCTGTCTCTACTTGTTcagtttattgatttaatataatttttctATCAGCCTGTATTGGAGCATTATCAAACTCTGTGACTTTAAGAGCAGCCTGCGCTGCCTTGTCACTGCAGCTCCGGGGTGTGGGCGTTGGTTACACAGCGCTGGAAAGTCCAAACACACTTCCTACATCTATGTGGACTCAGTGTCAGATCACCAGTCAGTATCTGGTCGCACCATGTCTGCAGCTGAATGGAAGAAGAAGTGTGCGGATGAATGGAGCCTGCAGGGCGCACCGATGCCGGACGGCCTGGACTGGAAGTCCGTGTACGAAGCCAAGCCACTGGGGAGAAACTTCCTGAAGAACCCCTCTCCGCACGGTACAACCACAACACTGACTCATGTGATGGTGACTGATCCAGGTTTAGTTCACAGTGCTGATGCAGGGAAGGGAGTAGAGTTCAATATCAGTGATATATAATGGAGTTAAGTGCTGATACATGTGTTAATGTACATTTTCGCTTTATTTATTATAGTATGAGCTGTGATTCATCAATAATCTCAAAGTATTTTACTCCTTAACTCACCCTGAAGTGTTTTACCAACTAAAACTACTTGGTACTAGTACTATAGGCAGTAGTGCTGTTAAACTGAAGTAACAAGTTGTAAATCTGAGCCATGAAGCTGCAGGCTTCCTACTGTTGAACATCACCGAGCAGCTTTGTGCAATCTGACCAGCGGTTTGTGGAAGTACAATGCAATCCTCCACTCCGGTGTGTTACAGTGATCCACAGGACTTCATTTACACTAGAGATATTTGCACAGGAATGGACAAAGTGTTAGTTAACTCTAAATTTATACAGTGTTTTGTTGTCGTGCATCATGCGTTGTAAATGTGTCACTTCATCCAGATGTAGTTCAGTCATCAGTTTCTTTGCCTCTGAGATCTGAGTGGAAAACCCAGTACAATGGTGgaaaatgtaattatgtttAGTGTGTATAGGAAGATAGTAACCCAGATTTTAAGAGCTGTGTGtacagatgattaaaaaaagcttttattttgttaaatctCTTTATAAACCAATAATCTATGGATTTATTTGATATTATAGAAGATTTTGGTCCAGTCTGACTCACAGGGTGAGAAGAGCAGGTGCCTGGAAACATTtcttaaatacatttatgtgACTTTAGGCGTTAACACAAAGAGAGTGTTGAAATGTCGGATTCTTCTATGACACCGAACACAAATGCAGACGTGAGCTTTTCTACCTCCTGACTAACACGTTTTAGTttctcacacagagacacacccAGTGACCCTGTCACAAAGATTTATTCTGTGgctttataatatttatagtGGGATTACCATGACCTTTAGTGGGTGTGGTAGCACGTACAGGAATCACATTGTCTTATTTCTCTCAGGTTTGAGCAAGAACATCCCTCTACCCGAGCCTGAGCTGCCTGAAGTGCCGAGAGGTGGACCTCCACGCTTTCAGCCTGATGGTGAGAGACAGcgaatgaaaacaaatgaataaagtttTGTAAAGTGTTAGATCAGGTAAACGTTCGTCTTAATTCTAGGTGACTTCTGCGGCTGGACCACAAGCGTAGAAGTCCTCCCCTATGACACCAGCGGCATCCCACCAGGTGTTGCGATCTGTGGACTGTCTCAGTTCAGGTGAGTAATcaaaaaaaacccatcaggGTACAACTTAAAGTTTATCCCACATAATTAGCGTGTGACTCTCGTCTGCTATCTTGTCCTCAGCTGGTTCACCATGGAGCAGGTCGTGGACCTGAAGGCAGAGGGACTGTGGGACGAGCTGCTGGATGAGTTTCAGCCTGAAATAGTCGTCCAAGACTGGTGGGTTGATGAGCACCCACCTCCTACCTCCC encodes the following:
- the nccrp1 gene encoding F-box only protein 50 — translated: MSAAEWKKKCADEWSLQGAPMPDGLDWKSVYEAKPLGRNFLKNPSPHGLSKNIPLPEPELPEVPRGGPPRFQPDGDFCGWTTSVEVLPYDTSGIPPGVAICGLSQFSWFTMEQVVDLKAEGLWDELLDEFQPEIVVQDWYEESQLDDSIYQLHVKLLGADKSTVIAEHTANPTEDRSVYSHNWKEVSHVFSGYGPGVRYVHFVHRLKNVFLNDFFSTVFADSSVIVKPTKSS